Part of the Streptomyces sp. WMMC500 genome is shown below.
CATGAAGCGGGCACTACCTTTCGGGGATGGGTCAACGGGACTACGTCGCGGTCGCGGTCGAGAACGCCCGGACGTCGCGCATGAGGGCGGTGGCGACGGCCCGCTCCGCGCCTTCGAGGTAGAAGTGGCCACCGGGGAACCGCTCGATGCGGAAGGCGCCCGAGGTCAGCGGCTCCCAGGCAGACGCCTCGCGCTCGGTCACCCGCGGGTCCGCGGTGCCCGTGAAGACGCTGACGGGGCAGCGGAGTACGAAGCTCCGGTCGTAGCGGTACGTCTCCACGGCGGTGTAGTCGGCGCGCAGCGCCGGCAGGATCATGGCGCGCATGTCCGGGTCGGCCAGGATCTGCGGGTCGGTGCCGCTCAGCGTGGTGATCTCCGCGATGAGCCCGTCGTCGTCGCGCTGGTGCACGGTCTCGACGCGCGGCGTCGCCGGCGAGTGCCGACCGGAGGCGACCAGGCCGATCGGCGGGTTGGCGCCGGTCCGCTCCAGCCGTGCGGCGGTCTCGAAGCCGACGACAGCGCCCATGCTGTGCCCGAAGAGGACCAGCGGCAGGTCCGTGAGCGGCGCGAGGACGTCGGCCACCCGGTCGGCCAGCGCGTGGACGTCGCGCAGCGGCCGTTCGTGGCGGCGGTCGTGCCGGCCCGGGTACTGCACGGCCACGAACTCGACCGACGGCGGCAGTTGCCGCTGCAGCGGGAAGAACGTGGTCGCCGCGCCGCCCGCGTGGGGCAGGCAGACAAGCCGTACGTTCGGCTGCCGGGCCGCGCCGAAGCGGCGCAGCCACGTCTCGTCGAACGGGGTCTGTGCGGTCACCGGGGCCATGCCTTCCCGCGCTCTCCCGGGTGCGAGAGGCCGGCACACGGGGGAAAGCGCACCTTGAGCACTCCGACTCGTTTGTCGCCGCCCACGCTATTGGCGCCGGTTGGAGGCGGACAAAGAGCCGCTAAAGGCGTACGGGCACGGAGGTGCACTCCGCGCCCGTACGGTACGTCCTGTCAGGCCGGCAGGCTCTTCAGCCGCTTGCCGATGTCGGCGCGCTGGCCGATGCCCAGCTTCTGGTAGATGCGGGTGAGATGCTGCTCGACCGTGCTCACCGTGATGTGCAGTCTGCCAGCGACCTGACGGTTGGTCATCCCCTTCGCCACCAGCGCGGCCACCCGGTGCTCCGCCCGGGTCAGCAGCTTCTGGCCGCCGGCGGCGCCTGCCGGGCCCGCCGCACTCGCCGGGTCGGGCACGGGCCTGCTCGCCCGCTCCGGGAGCGGCGTACGTGCCATGGCGTGGTCGGGCAGGCAGTTGCGGGCGATGTGCGCCGCCGCGGCCTGCGCCCTGCCCGCCCAGGACTCGTGGCCGAGTCCCCGCAGCTCCGTGGCGAGTTCGTGCAGCGTCCGCGCCTGGTCCAACCGGTCGCCGGTGGCGAGGAGTTCGTCGACCGCCCGGAACAGCAGCCCGGGGCGCTTGTGCGGCGGCGCCAACCTGGCCCGTAGCCGCAGCTCCATCGCGTGGGTGCGACCGCCGTGGCACGGGGCGCGCGCGGTGTGCTCGGCGAGCATGCGCGCGGACATCTCCTCGTCCCCCAGGTGCAGCCACGCCTGGGCGACGTAGAGCCGCCACGGCGCGAGCGTCGGATGGTCGACGAGGGTGCGCTCCGCGACCTTCCCGATCCGCAAGAAGTCGGCCAGCGCCGAGTGCGGCCTGTTCGTGGCGAGATGGAAGCTGCCGCGGACGCACAGGTAGCTGAGCCAGTAGACGCTCTTCTCCCACGCCGGGGGAACGGGCTTGGCGAACACCCGCGCCACCTCGTCGTAGCGCCCCATCTCCATGTGCAGCGCGGCGAGCACAGCCTCCGCCGCGCACGCGTACCCCGTGCTGCGCTCGGTGATGACGCTCTCCACCAGCCTGATGCACTCAAGGCTCGCCGCCAGTTTGCCCTGCCGCAGGGCGATCATCGCCTGCTGCAGCGAGAAGATGGCCTGCCAGCCCGGTGCGTCCCGGCTCGCCGACTCCTTGATCAGCCACTCGCACCATTGCCAGGCGGATTCGAGCCGGTCGGCGATGACCAGGGCCTTGATCGCGCAGGACAGCGACCAGACCGTGGAGTCGGAGAGGGTCGAGACCTCCAGCAGGTTCTCGGCCGCGGCGGCCCAGTCCCCGCGCTCGCCGTGCAGGAACGACCCCTCGAAGCTCTGGAACAGGGAGGATGCCGACGCGTACGGGCTGCGGGCGCCGTCGTCGGGCGGCGGGAGACGCGGAGCCTGCCCTTCGCCCTCGTGCCGGGCGGACTGGTGGCTGTACCAGGCCCACAGCCAGCCGATGCTGGGGTGGTCCCCGGCGCGGACGTCGGCGGCGCTCGACTCGGCGCCCTGCCGCTGGAGAACCTCGAACGCCTCCTGGATTTTGCCGTACCTGAAGAGCAGATCCGCGAGTCCGTCGTAGGCCGTGCTGGGCATTTTGTCCGCATGGAAGGCACTGAGGAGTGCCGTCAGGTGCCGGACTTCGGTGGCCGCCGGGCTGATGCGCTGGGTGATGAGCGCCAGGCGCAGGTATATCTCGATACGATCCGGGCTGTTCGGGCTGTTTTCCAGCGCGAGTTCGAGATACCTGACGGCCAGCCGGATGTTTTCCTGGCCGATGGCCGTCTCCGCGGCGTCGCGCAGTGCGGACCGCTGCCACGCCTCCGGCGCGTGCCGGGCGGCGAGGAGATGGCGGGCCACTTCTGTGGTGGGACTGCCCGCACTGTTCTGGACCATTGCGGCGCGCCGGTGCAGTTCGTTTCGCTGGAGCGTGCCCAGGTCCGCAAGTATTTCCCGGGGAGCGCTCCCGTGCCGGAAATTCGTGCCGTCCAGGATCCCGGAGTTACGCAGCGCCTCCAACTGCTGGTCCACGACCGCGGGTGAAACACGGGTCATGCCCGACAGCAGCTCCGGTGCCGCGGAATCCCCGAGTACGGAGACCAGCCGCCCCAGTTCCACCGCGGTGGCGCCGCTGCGGTAAAGGCAGGACACGACCGCGCGGCCGTACATGCCCAGCTCCGCGGAGGTCTCCGCGCCGGTCGGCCGCGCCTCCATGTCCTCGTCCCGGAGGTCCTCCAGCAGCGCGCGCAGCAGCAGCGGGCTGCCGCCGCTGAGGTGGTGCAGCAGCTCGATCCACTGCTCGTGCGGCCGGTTGACGCGCGTGGTGACCGCCGCCCGTACCCCCCGCTCGTCCAGCGGACCCAGGTGGATGCGCTGGGCGTTCGGCCGCCGCAGCAGCTCCGTCTTGACCGGCTGGTCGCGATGGCGCAGGTGCGGACAGTGGGAGAGGAGGATGAGGGTGCGCCGGCTGCGGTG
Proteins encoded:
- a CDS encoding alpha/beta fold hydrolase is translated as MAPVTAQTPFDETWLRRFGAARQPNVRLVCLPHAGGAATTFFPLQRQLPPSVEFVAVQYPGRHDRRHERPLRDVHALADRVADVLAPLTDLPLVLFGHSMGAVVGFETAARLERTGANPPIGLVASGRHSPATPRVETVHQRDDDGLIAEITTLSGTDPQILADPDMRAMILPALRADYTAVETYRYDRSFVLRCPVSVFTGTADPRVTEREASAWEPLTSGAFRIERFPGGHFYLEGAERAVATALMRDVRAFSTATAT
- a CDS encoding LuxR family transcriptional regulator, which translates into the protein MAFVIRAAEFEALRSAFSRCLHGMSRTILIEGGVGCGKSALLHAITEHAADMGATILSVQGRSTAAHPPISLFQQLVAQVPAPAPGEVPTGATPALQFSAALPHVAENGAVVISVDDVQDIPWSELDFLLQTVSWHRSRRTLILLSHCPHLRHRDQPVKTELLRRPNAQRIHLGPLDERGVRAAVTTRVNRPHEQWIELLHHLSGGSPLLLRALLEDLRDEDMEARPTGAETSAELGMYGRAVVSCLYRSGATAVELGRLVSVLGDSAAPELLSGMTRVSPAVVDQQLEALRNSGILDGTNFRHGSAPREILADLGTLQRNELHRRAAMVQNSAGSPTTEVARHLLAARHAPEAWQRSALRDAAETAIGQENIRLAVRYLELALENSPNSPDRIEIYLRLALITQRISPAATEVRHLTALLSAFHADKMPSTAYDGLADLLFRYGKIQEAFEVLQRQGAESSAADVRAGDHPSIGWLWAWYSHQSARHEGEGQAPRLPPPDDGARSPYASASSLFQSFEGSFLHGERGDWAAAAENLLEVSTLSDSTVWSLSCAIKALVIADRLESAWQWCEWLIKESASRDAPGWQAIFSLQQAMIALRQGKLAASLECIRLVESVITERSTGYACAAEAVLAALHMEMGRYDEVARVFAKPVPPAWEKSVYWLSYLCVRGSFHLATNRPHSALADFLRIGKVAERTLVDHPTLAPWRLYVAQAWLHLGDEEMSARMLAEHTARAPCHGGRTHAMELRLRARLAPPHKRPGLLFRAVDELLATGDRLDQARTLHELATELRGLGHESWAGRAQAAAAHIARNCLPDHAMARTPLPERASRPVPDPASAAGPAGAAGGQKLLTRAEHRVAALVAKGMTNRQVAGRLHITVSTVEQHLTRIYQKLGIGQRADIGKRLKSLPA